The segment ATCACCATTAGAGTGTGAACGGTGAGTTGGTTGGTTCAGTAAATAagctaaaaaaacacctgttgatGTTAGGCTAACTGAATGGCGTTCCTTGGCAACTCTTTGCTAGATAATGAGATGCTAACGAGCTAATACGAGCTGAGCTAAGTTTGGCAACTATTAGATCAATATTATATGCCAGAGAACATGAAATTCCACTTCACATGCTCCATCAGCAATCATAGATGTCATGTGTGATGACAcagttcaaattaatgtttgtagtaagatgacatgatagaaacagtctgaataaataaagtgtaaacactataaataatagctccttcagtgacagtcttcagcatccatggtgtgtgaaggagagacttAGGAGAATAGAGATccactgctcccagtaaaaaccccaaaactgagtcatatttatgtaatagatattgggtgtaagtgcaacattttgcacacagttgtattataatgattttggagcatttacatttttgttgatttattttatttatgtttaacatgATGAAGCTGACTAACTTGTGTTGACATTATGGCTGTTCTTTAGCCTATATACATTCAGATGTTGTTTAATGAATTACACaattgtaaaacatacagtatgttttcctcAGGCTACAACAATCAAAATCTATGACTGTTGCATCTCAAATTGTCCCACTGTTCACGTCTTGcatcaatacattttttgtcagatgacaagtagtagagagactggaggacatggaggagatggaggaggagaggcaggaagagagacagtAGGAAATGGAAGACAGACAGGGGGGgatagaggagagacaggagcctCACAGGTGAGATTGAATGTTGATAGTGAGATTCAGCATTGTGACTAGGGGtaagtaaaaatattaattcatgcataatatatgtttttacccGATATCAATATCAATTCGGATCACTATTACCAACCTAACTGCAGACCGCAGGCTGGTACTGAAGTTAAGCCCCTTCGGAGtaaactgttattgttattattatagtttaCCCTGGGAAGCACATACGGACAGATGTGGTGAAGTTATCAGTGTATATTCATGTAACATTAGAGAATACATTAACCAAGACATTCTTGTATTTAGTGTAGATATCTAAATATGCATTATAAAGCAGTGATCAGTTTCACATGACGTgaaactgcattaaaaaattATCAACGTACAGTTGCCGCCATGGAGCACTTTTATGTCCctaccaatgtgaaaatcaaacctacgcccttggaTTATGGCAATATCATACAAATGTTTAATAGCATAAAGTAATGAATTGATgacaaaaggtcaaaggccagcttcactgtgacatcgtgATATTCTACATAAaccacttttctggccattactcaacgtcatatctcaagaacaggaAGAGAGATATTTGGTCAGGGACTGAATTGGTGATACTAATCttaggtgtccaccttgaaactgtgctgattgtataggtcttctgtgctgttgggcgaaagatgtgtgtgaagcatctatgttttcaTAGACATTGATCTAAACTgcaagagaaacttgactggttcgtGGAGACATACAACTGTGAAGTGGTAATTCTCGTTTGATAATGGCTCAGAATTAgacatcattagcctttatgcttaacgattcccttatcgattcttttcattacgcCAAATCTTTACGTCAATGACGCACGTCACGCTCGTCAGTCAGCGGTacgttcaacaacaaagaagacgtaatggtggagagacagaagcggttgacaacaaagaagacgtaatggtggagagacagaagcggTTGAAAGCTTGGCTTCACTTCACCAAAAAGACTCATGACATTCACTCATCACAAAAGCATGACGTGCAATTTATGCAGCACCGTGATTACATGCAAGGGCAGAAACACCACCAATGCTacactgatttgttttccactacagGGCTCTACTGTGCGAGCATTTTAAcgttactcgcatttgcgactaaaaatagttttgtgcgagcaaaataaatcattcagcacactgtgtgagtacagatttcaaccagcagcagaaacaaaaggcgaaccctgccggttgtgggttaaacaggggtcacagacacagacacggacaggaatacgtattcctgtcaactacgacggccatagtgctccgcggcgcaagataacggcttaccggtgACCGAGAAacctggctccaggtccaataatttcctcttcttggtgtcatgactgcccaaatgtacctgaacagctgagccgtggcggcacacaggtatgtgacgtgtcagaggagaaatgagccattcacatttccacaaacctcaccgcactcaagggactgttcttaacttgtcaggggaggagggtggctggttgattttcattttatttatttattttattttgatcccccctatgttaatcacttattaatgctgtttttgaagtatgaataagtcaataagtaatttattccattgaaatatcattgatgtattatagaaaagtgatttatctttttataaatgacaaaaggcacatctgccactttcactggtatcttaccgtgggtcccaactttggtaccgtgacaacactaacagATTCTGTAACGTTATTTGACAtagatgaaaacaaatgctgtacaaatattctttcatttgttccattttagATGATAGCAGTGGAccaatttcatattttgtttacttacttacttagcaCTTATCTCTTGTTTAGAATAGAAACTCAATAAAATTTAAGTTGTTGACAACAAAAACCTGGAAGGTCTACTTTTTCTACACAGAAAATTCACAGGAGGAATTGAtaagggaatcgataaagaataggatcgataagcagaatcgataatggcattgatatcaataaaatcctatcaattcTCATCCCTACTCAGAATTCCCCATATTCCCCCTTACATGTATGTTTTTGCTGTCCAGAGTTCTCAGGCCAGGTGATCTGCTCAACAGTTGTCTTCAACCCTGTGGAGCAGTCAACAGTAGctctggaggaagaggaggactcTGACCTGAAGGGACCTGTGGTAAGACCAGACTGTCGGCTGCTCACTGACTGCTACGTTGTGTTTGATGGTAACAGCTGTACACTGTATTAATGAGGTTACCTGCTTCCTCTAGATTGACAGACGCTGCTCTCGTTGCAATAAAGAGGGGATGGTTTACCACACCAGGCAGATGAGATCTGCAGATGAGGGACAGACTGTCTTCTTCACCTGTATACACTGCAGGtaaaaaatgtgaacacacCGTGTATTGTGAGACTTAATTTAAACAGTTTGTACTGCTATGAAGTCTTTTGCTGAtcattttgattttggtgttATAGGTATCAAGAGAAGGAGGATTCTTGAGAACAAGTCCAGCACACTTTCTCCATTCCTCTCCATTCTTCTGCCCTCATATCTGGATGCTTTCTCTCCACATggattgaaaaaaacaacaactctggGCCCTTCACCTTTATTTCATCAAGCTGTGCAGTGCAGGGCATCTCAGTCACTGGTCTTGAATATTAGCATTCACAAACAGACTAAAATCAGGGTCCATTTGCTAGCTGTTTTGCTGGCCTTCATCATTGGATGAAGTTTCCTCAGTTTTCACAAATACTATTAtacattgtaaacacaacattgacatattTTCAACTTATAAAGTTGTTATGGTGACTGTGTTAGCAAACCATTACCTATGAGCACATCCAGCAGAACCAGAGCAACATTATTTGGAGTTgagtttgtgtccacctgataaATGTCCAGTATTCACTGTCTTTTCAGCTCTTTTTTTGATCTCTACCAACTTCTGAGaaaaatctgtctctttagctgctaaatgtttcactgtgttcaccagctagtctctaactatgtctgtctgctctgtgctgctgagcaggttgtgtacagtgggtttattcACACTGTTTCACTAATAACagctgcctcctgctgctgaaaATATAGTTGATGAGAGCTGAGGTTGTGATCAAGTACGGCCAGGCTAAAAAGTCAGTGTGCAGCATTtgaaattttttattttttgtaattctcttttttatttgtttataaatgCAATATAACCATATGTAAACAAAATCCACAACCAGTAGAATATGAGGAcctcatatatatataaaaaattgtTTTACTTTACAATACATAGTAATGaaacaataacaccaacagaacagtacaatacaacacaagcagtacagaaaagcaacaaaactataacaaacaacagaagacagCAGAGAAACTGTGTGATGGTACACTGGGCATGAGATGGATTATCGAATTAAAAAGCCATGGTGAACAGATGAGTTTTGAGGGTGGATTTGAAAATGTCCAGTGAAGGGGCATCGCGGGTTACaggggggagagagttccagagggtgggggcagCGACGCTGAAGGCCCGGTCACCAAAAGTTCGTAGGCGGGAGTGAGGTATGAAGAGTAGGCTGGAGTCAGAGGAGCGCAGACATTTGGACAGAGTGTAGGGGTGGAGGAGGTCTGTTACGTACTGTGGGTCGAGGGCATGGAGGGCCTTGTaactgaggaggaggattttGTAGATAATGCGGGACTTGACCGGGAGCCAGTGGAATTCTTGTTGAATCAAGACATACATTTAGAGACCGTGGGGGGCTACTAGTCACACCGCAATGTGTTTCTCGTACTTGTTCAGACAAAATCAGGTCTTATGTTTTGAGACATATACTATTTCATCCAGTTCTCAATAAAAACTTCCTTCTGGGTTCTCGAACTAAAAGTCCTTCTCTCCATTACATAAATGTTGTATGACAAGTCAGTCCATTCATCAGTACTAGGTATTGCTTTTTTCAGCCATTTCTTGATTAGGAATTTCTTACATACATGCCACCAATAATATATTAGCAGATATTTATCCTTATCAGTTCAAAATTAAAGGTTATTTTGGCTAGAAAAACAGTTTCAAGAATGCCATGAAGTCCAAAAAGGAGTGACAGAGAGGcacccccaaaataaataaaagtgatttGCTTCTTTGTTTTCACACAATCTCCAACAGTCCATCTGGTTTGAGAAAGATTTTTTCTGGTTAGGAGTACAGAAGTAACGCATGACATTCTTCCAACAAATTTCTCTCCAGGAAGGAGAGCTTGTTATTTTTCATTGTTGTCTCAATATCTCTTCCCATTCCTCTTGTGTGATGGTCAGATTACCTTCAGCTTGCCACCTTATTTTAACCTCTAAATGTATTTTCCTTGTTAAGTTGTTGAAGGCTCAGGTACAGTTTCAAGATTACCTTTTAAAAGGGTTCATTCTCGTATGctttaataaatatttggagTATTTTGTTTTCCGTGGCCATATTTAAGGGTTCAAGCCTGAAGGGCTgaaaccctattgtttttgtcctgttttattattattattattagtcagAAACGTTTTCGCAAATTCCGTGAGATGGTACGTCGTAGAGACATGACATTTTCACCAATGATTGGATGTTGTGTGCAAATATGCTCAACAAATATAATACCAATAGGTCAATAGCCAGATGGGGGCGCTATAATTAAGGTCCAAgtaaattttgttttgaaaggccACCACCCTCGCACCGTTATGACAGATTGACTTGAAATTCAACACACAAAATGGGTTCTACGAAAATCTCAAGAATCCTCAAGGTCTGCCTGACTGGATTGTCTGCCatattgaattttttgaaaaacacatttttcacatctcCTAAGGTGTAGGTC is part of the Epinephelus moara isolate mb chromosome 22, YSFRI_EMoa_1.0, whole genome shotgun sequence genome and harbors:
- the polr1h gene encoding DNA-directed RNA polymerase I subunit RPA12 isoform X1, which codes for MVGRIVTYALNRQMSCFGCDPNFCPECGNVLPLPVIQDTVCCPRCSFCIPVAEFSGQVICSTVVFNPVEQSTVALEEEEDSDLKGPVIDRRCSRCNKEGMVYHTRQMRSADEGQTVFFTCIHCRYQEKEDS
- the polr1h gene encoding DNA-directed RNA polymerase I subunit RPA12 isoform X3 gives rise to the protein MSCFGCDPNFCPECGNVLPLPVIQDTVCCPRCSFCIPVAEFSGQVICSTVVFNPVEQSTVALEEEEDSDLKGPVIDRRCSRCNKEGMVYHTRQMRSADEGQTVFFTCIHCRYQEKEDS
- the polr1h gene encoding DNA-directed RNA polymerase I subunit RPA12 isoform X2, with amino-acid sequence MMSCFGCDPNFCPECGNVLPLPVIQDTVCCPRCSFCIPVAEFSGQVICSTVVFNPVEQSTVALEEEEDSDLKGPVIDRRCSRCNKEGMVYHTRQMRSADEGQTVFFTCIHCRYQEKEDS